A stretch of Sinimarinibacterium sp. NLF-5-8 DNA encodes these proteins:
- a CDS encoding PhzF family phenazine biosynthesis protein, giving the protein MSLDYAIFDVFTRQPLSGNPLAVVFGADGLNTRQLLSLAREFNLSETVFIQTPTQADARARLRIFTPARELPFAGHPILGAACAVSGDTRTPQTLPLQLGASTLPVHVEPRENALFYAQMSATQAPTFADGAPDRTTLAALLGLDPDDLHSEHESARFASCGLPYLLVPVRTPEILSSITLDIAACREQLGSQWAQALYVYCRGYEGELRARMFAPLLGVIEDPATGSAALALGAALARESKMLNGTLNWTIQQGLELSRPSELQVRAERRDGATVALHLGGHVVPIARGQLLQPN; this is encoded by the coding sequence ATGTCCCTGGATTACGCCATTTTTGATGTCTTCACCCGGCAGCCCTTGAGCGGCAATCCGCTGGCCGTGGTGTTTGGCGCCGATGGCCTCAACACCCGCCAACTGTTGTCGCTCGCACGCGAGTTCAACCTGTCCGAAACCGTTTTTATCCAGACGCCCACCCAGGCCGACGCGCGCGCGCGCCTGCGCATCTTCACCCCCGCACGGGAACTGCCCTTTGCCGGGCACCCGATCCTGGGCGCGGCCTGTGCCGTCTCGGGCGACACCCGCACGCCGCAGACGCTGCCCCTGCAACTCGGCGCAAGCACCCTGCCCGTGCACGTCGAACCGCGCGAAAATGCTCTTTTTTATGCGCAAATGAGCGCCACCCAAGCGCCCACCTTTGCCGACGGTGCGCCCGATCGCACAACATTGGCGGCCCTGCTCGGACTCGACCCGGACGATCTGCACAGCGAACACGAATCTGCGCGCTTTGCCAGTTGTGGGCTGCCTTATTTGCTGGTGCCGGTGCGCACCCCCGAGATTCTGTCGTCGATTACCCTGGATATCGCCGCCTGCCGCGAGCAGCTCGGCAGCCAGTGGGCGCAGGCGCTCTATGTTTATTGCCGAGGCTATGAAGGCGAACTGCGCGCGCGCATGTTTGCACCGCTGTTGGGCGTCATCGAAGACCCGGCCACCGGCTCGGCCGCCCTGGCGCTGGGCGCCGCCCTGGCGCGCGAATCAAAAATGCTCAACGGCACCTTGAACTGGACAATCCAGCAAGGGCTGGAGCTCAGCCGCCCCAGTGAACTGCAGGTGCGCGCCGAACGGCGTGACGGCGCCACCGTGGCCCTGCACCTGGGCGGCCACGTCGTCCCGATCGCCCGGGGACAACTGCTTCAGCCCAATTGA